In Streptomyces sp. NBC_00704, a genomic segment contains:
- a CDS encoding WD40 repeat domain-containing protein, translating into MRRPFAVRAGALVSAGLLPGALLAGALAVLAGPAASPASAADGDKGFTIDDPRITESSGLAASRQHPGVYWTHNDSDDGPYLYAVDSATGKTVARLTLTGIGTPRDVEAISIGPDNQIWVGDIGDNLGGGWKYVWVYRLPEPKKLVDRTVKATQYVVKYSDGPRDAESLLVHPRTGRVYIIDKKEDGGHLYEGPAKLSASGANVFRPTAAVDLWATDAAFSPDGSQLAVRGYFGGIAYAWNGGKIERQGRLDVPLQRQGESVTYSSDGRTLLYGSEGSHSPVVAEDAPEGASSGAKSSSGGGSSSASGKDGGSSATGGVKAGALALLAVCAAFFGVRRLRRRG; encoded by the coding sequence ATGCGCCGACCTTTCGCCGTCCGAGCCGGAGCCCTCGTGTCCGCGGGCCTGCTGCCCGGGGCCCTCCTTGCCGGAGCCCTCGCCGTGCTCGCGGGGCCCGCCGCGTCCCCCGCGTCCGCGGCCGACGGCGACAAGGGGTTCACCATCGACGACCCCCGCATCACCGAGTCCAGCGGTCTGGCCGCCTCGCGGCAGCACCCGGGCGTCTACTGGACCCACAACGACAGCGACGACGGCCCCTACCTCTACGCCGTCGACAGCGCCACGGGGAAGACCGTCGCCCGGCTCACCCTCACCGGGATCGGCACGCCCCGCGACGTCGAGGCGATCTCCATCGGCCCGGACAACCAGATCTGGGTCGGCGACATCGGCGACAACCTCGGCGGCGGCTGGAAGTACGTGTGGGTCTACCGGCTGCCCGAGCCGAAGAAGCTCGTCGACCGGACGGTGAAGGCGACGCAGTACGTCGTGAAGTACTCCGACGGCCCGCGCGACGCCGAGTCGCTGCTCGTGCACCCCAGGACCGGGCGCGTCTACATCATCGACAAGAAGGAGGACGGCGGGCACCTCTACGAGGGCCCGGCGAAGCTCTCCGCCTCCGGGGCCAACGTCTTCCGCCCGACCGCCGCCGTCGACCTGTGGGCCACCGACGCCGCCTTCTCCCCGGACGGCTCCCAGCTCGCCGTCCGCGGCTACTTCGGCGGCATCGCCTACGCCTGGAACGGCGGGAAGATCGAACGCCAGGGGCGGCTGGACGTGCCGCTGCAACGGCAGGGCGAGTCCGTCACCTACTCGTCCGACGGCCGCACGCTCCTGTACGGCAGCGAGGGCTCCCACAGCCCCGTGGTGGCCGAGGACGCGCCCGAGGGCGCCTCGTCCGGCGCCAAGTCCTCCTCCGGCGGCGGGAGTTCCAGCGCCTCCGGCAAGGACGGCGGATCCTCCGCGACGGGCGGGGTCAAGGCCGGGGCGCTCGCCCTCCTGGCGGTGTGCGCCGCCTTCTTCGGCGTCCGCCGGCTCCGGCGGCGCGGCTGA
- a CDS encoding aldo/keto reductase: MKYTQLGRTGLKVSRLVLGTMNFGPQTDENDSHAIMDAALGAGINFFDTANVYGQGENKGRTEKIIGSWFAKGGGRRDKVVLATKVYGNMAADGDAWPNHDRLSALNIRRAVDASLKRLGTDHIDVYQFHHIDRATPFEEIWQAVDVLVQQGKILYAGSSNFPGYKIAQANETAARRGGTIGLVSEQCLYNLAERRAEMEVVPAAQEYGLGVIPWSPLHGGLLGGVLKKQAESGRRADGRAAAALADPATRGRIQAYEDLLDKHGVEPGEAALAWLLARPGVTGPIVGPRTAGQLDSALRAVELEPGEELLSGLDEIFPGPGPSPEAFAW, translated from the coding sequence ATGAAGTACACGCAGCTCGGACGTACCGGACTCAAGGTCAGCCGCCTCGTCCTCGGCACCATGAACTTCGGCCCGCAGACCGACGAGAACGACAGCCACGCGATCATGGACGCGGCGCTCGGTGCGGGCATCAACTTCTTCGACACCGCGAACGTGTACGGCCAGGGCGAGAACAAGGGCCGTACCGAGAAGATCATCGGCAGCTGGTTCGCCAAGGGCGGCGGGCGGCGCGACAAGGTGGTCCTCGCCACCAAGGTGTACGGCAACATGGCCGCCGACGGCGACGCCTGGCCCAACCACGACAGGCTCTCCGCGCTGAACATCCGGCGGGCCGTCGACGCCAGCCTGAAGCGGCTCGGCACCGACCACATCGACGTGTACCAGTTCCACCACATCGACCGCGCCACTCCCTTCGAGGAGATCTGGCAGGCCGTCGACGTGCTGGTCCAGCAGGGCAAGATCCTCTACGCCGGGTCGTCCAACTTCCCCGGCTACAAGATCGCCCAGGCCAACGAGACCGCCGCCCGCCGCGGCGGCACCATCGGCCTCGTCAGCGAGCAGTGCCTGTACAACCTGGCCGAGCGGCGCGCCGAGATGGAGGTCGTCCCGGCCGCGCAGGAGTACGGCCTCGGGGTCATCCCCTGGTCGCCGCTGCACGGCGGGCTGCTGGGCGGCGTGCTCAAGAAGCAGGCCGAGAGCGGCCGCCGCGCCGACGGGCGGGCCGCCGCCGCCCTCGCCGACCCCGCGACCCGCGGGCGGATCCAGGCCTACGAGGACCTCCTCGACAAGCACGGGGTCGAGCCCGGCGAAGCGGCCCTGGCCTGGCTGCTCGCCCGGCCCGGCGTGACCGGCCCCATCGTCGGCCCGCGCACGGCAGGGCAACTCGACTCGGCGCTGCGCGCGGTCGAGCTGGAGCCGGGCGAGGAACTGCTCTCCGGCCTGGACGAGATCTTCCCCGGCCCGGGCCCGTCCCCGGAGGCCTTCGCCTGGTGA
- a CDS encoding Uma2 family endonuclease — MTVLEDRITMAESDNTITLDEMFERLETMPVPEGYKVEIVEGTVFMSPQRDTHWQIIADIYEQLRTRYPRKRVKSDVRIDYPGHLNGFATDVTVMTESAAKSDDGRWSHEDVEFVAEVISKGTAANDYGPKMTAYATAEVPVYLIADPHQRRCHIYTQPKNGEYVTETKIDFGDDVDLTGTVVGLILKTDEFPRD, encoded by the coding sequence ATGACCGTCCTCGAAGACAGGATCACGATGGCCGAGAGCGACAACACGATCACGCTCGACGAGATGTTCGAGCGGCTCGAGACGATGCCCGTCCCCGAGGGATACAAGGTCGAGATCGTCGAGGGGACCGTTTTCATGTCGCCGCAGCGGGACACCCACTGGCAGATCATCGCGGACATTTACGAGCAGCTGCGAACCAGGTATCCGCGCAAGCGCGTGAAGTCCGACGTGCGCATCGACTACCCGGGGCATCTGAACGGCTTCGCCACCGACGTGACGGTGATGACCGAGAGCGCCGCCAAGTCGGACGACGGCCGCTGGAGCCACGAGGACGTCGAGTTCGTCGCCGAGGTGATCTCCAAGGGCACCGCCGCCAACGACTACGGCCCCAAGATGACCGCCTACGCCACCGCCGAGGTACCGGTCTACCTGATCGCCGATCCCCACCAGCGCCGGTGCCACATCTACACCCAGCCCAAGAACGGCGAGTACGTCACCGAGACGAAGATCGACTTCGGCGACGACGTCGACCTCACCGGCACCGTCGTCGGCCTCATCCTCAAGACCGACGAGTTCCCCCGCGACTGA
- a CDS encoding MarR family winged helix-turn-helix transcriptional regulator: protein MPDLSHGDDVAAVNSLRSAVMRLSRRLKHQRVDESLSPTEMSVLGTLSLCGSATPGELARKEHVQPPSMTRIVALLEAKGLVRLEPHPEDRRQKVVTKTEQAETMLAESRAKRNAFLATLVDGLDEDEWAKLRAAAPVLEKLAHL from the coding sequence ATGCCTGACCTCTCCCATGGCGACGACGTAGCCGCCGTGAACTCCCTCCGCTCCGCCGTGATGCGGCTGTCCCGCCGGCTCAAGCACCAGCGGGTCGACGAGTCGCTGAGCCCGACCGAGATGTCGGTGCTCGGCACCCTCTCCCTCTGCGGCAGCGCCACGCCCGGCGAACTGGCCCGCAAGGAGCACGTGCAGCCCCCGTCGATGACGCGCATCGTGGCGCTGCTGGAGGCCAAGGGTCTGGTCCGGCTGGAGCCGCACCCCGAGGACCGCCGCCAGAAGGTCGTCACCAAGACCGAGCAGGCCGAGACCATGCTCGCGGAGAGCCGCGCCAAGCGGAACGCCTTCCTGGCGACCCTGGTCGACGGCCTCGACGAGGACGAGTGGGCGAAACTGCGCGCCGCCGCCCCCGTGCTGGAGAAGCTCGCACACCTGTAG
- a CDS encoding MFS transporter: MSTGPGADSAPAPATHDTPSVPPPARRPTMFASLRVRNYRLFFLGQVVSNIGTWMQRIAQDWLVLSLTGSATAVGVTTALQFLPMLLFGLYGGVLVDRLPKRRTLLFTQSAMALTGIALAVLSLSGHVQVWHVYVAAFAVGLATVLDNPARQAFVSEMVGPDQLQNAVSLNSANFQSARLIGPAVAGVMITGVGTGWAFLFNGLSFVAPLAGLLLMRSRELHAVERAPRGRGQLREGLQYVAGRPDLIWTIVLVGFVSTFGFNFPVYLSAFADDVFHAGAGSYSLFNTLMAVGSLAGALLAARRGTARMRVLVAGAVAFGTMEIVASAAPSLWLFALLMAPIGMFGMTVNVTANSSVQLGTDPAMRGRVMALYMMVFMGGAPIGAPIAGWVTDAYGVRAGMAAGGAVSAAAAVTVGLVLARMGNLRLAVGWHHGHPRVRFVPREERELATVA, translated from the coding sequence TTGAGTACGGGACCCGGAGCAGACTCCGCACCCGCACCGGCCACCCACGACACCCCGTCCGTCCCCCCACCCGCCCGCAGGCCGACGATGTTCGCCTCCCTGCGGGTCAGGAACTACCGCCTGTTCTTCCTGGGCCAGGTCGTCTCGAACATCGGCACCTGGATGCAGCGCATCGCGCAGGACTGGCTGGTGCTCAGCCTCACCGGCTCCGCCACCGCCGTCGGCGTCACGACCGCCCTGCAGTTCCTGCCGATGCTGCTCTTCGGCCTCTACGGCGGCGTCCTCGTCGACCGCCTGCCCAAGCGCCGCACGCTGCTGTTCACCCAGTCCGCGATGGCCCTCACCGGCATCGCCCTCGCCGTCCTCAGCCTCTCCGGCCACGTCCAGGTCTGGCACGTCTACGTCGCCGCCTTCGCCGTCGGCCTCGCGACCGTGCTGGACAACCCGGCCCGGCAGGCGTTCGTCTCCGAGATGGTCGGCCCCGACCAGCTGCAGAACGCGGTCAGCCTCAACTCGGCGAACTTCCAGTCGGCCCGGCTGATCGGCCCCGCCGTGGCCGGCGTGATGATCACCGGCGTCGGAACCGGCTGGGCGTTCCTCTTCAACGGACTGTCCTTCGTGGCGCCCCTCGCCGGGCTGCTGCTGATGCGCTCGCGCGAGCTGCACGCCGTCGAGCGGGCCCCGCGCGGCAGGGGGCAGCTGCGGGAGGGCCTCCAGTACGTCGCCGGCCGCCCCGACCTGATCTGGACCATCGTCCTCGTCGGGTTCGTCAGCACCTTCGGGTTCAACTTCCCCGTCTACCTCTCGGCCTTCGCCGACGACGTCTTCCACGCGGGAGCCGGCTCCTACAGCCTCTTCAACACGCTGATGGCCGTGGGCTCGCTGGCGGGCGCCCTGCTCGCCGCCCGGCGCGGCACGGCCCGGATGCGGGTGCTGGTCGCGGGTGCGGTGGCCTTCGGCACGATGGAGATCGTCGCCTCCGCGGCCCCCTCGCTGTGGCTGTTCGCCCTGCTCATGGCCCCGATCGGGATGTTCGGCATGACGGTCAACGTCACCGCCAACAGCAGTGTCCAGTTGGGCACCGACCCGGCCATGCGGGGCCGGGTGATGGCCCTCTACATGATGGTGTTCATGGGCGGGGCCCCGATCGGCGCGCCGATCGCCGGCTGGGTCACCGACGCGTACGGCGTGCGGGCGGGCATGGCGGCGGGCGGCGCGGTCTCGGCCGCGGCAGCCGTCACCGTCGGCCTGGTCCTGGCCCGGATGGGCAACCTGCGGCTGGCGGTGGGCTGGCACCACGGCCACCCGCGCGTGCGGTTCGTGCCGCGCGAGGAACGGGAGCTGGCCACCGTGGCCTGA
- the thpR gene encoding RNA 2',3'-cyclic phosphodiesterase, which yields MRLFAAVLPPDDIVDELDAAAAGLRALPGADALRWTDRSGWHFTLAFYGEVDDALLPELSARLERAAHRGAPFPLAVRGGGQFGHGRALWAGAAGDVPALRLLADRAEAAGRRAGVEMGGHRRYRAHLTLARSRDAVDVGRCVEALEAYEGRTWTVGELVLVRSRLPASGVPGEQPRYEPVGRWALGGAG from the coding sequence ATGAGACTCTTCGCGGCCGTGCTCCCCCCGGACGACATCGTCGACGAACTCGACGCGGCGGCAGCCGGGTTGCGCGCACTGCCGGGCGCGGACGCGCTGCGCTGGACGGATCGGTCCGGCTGGCACTTCACACTCGCCTTCTACGGCGAGGTCGACGACGCCCTCCTCCCGGAGCTGTCGGCGCGCCTGGAGCGGGCCGCGCACCGAGGCGCCCCCTTCCCGCTGGCGGTGCGCGGCGGCGGGCAGTTCGGACACGGGCGGGCGCTGTGGGCGGGGGCGGCCGGCGACGTCCCGGCGCTGCGGCTGCTGGCCGACCGGGCGGAGGCGGCGGGCCGCAGGGCGGGCGTGGAGATGGGCGGGCACCGCCGCTACAGGGCGCACCTGACGCTGGCCCGCAGCCGGGACGCCGTGGACGTGGGGCGTTGCGTCGAGGCGCTGGAGGCCTACGAGGGCCGCACCTGGACGGTGGGGGAGCTGGTGCTGGTGCGCAGCCGCCTGCCGGCGTCCGGGGTGCCGGGCGAGCAGCCCCGTTACGAGCCGGTCGGGCGCTGGGCGCTCGGCGGGGCCGGTTAG
- a CDS encoding SGNH/GDSL hydrolase family protein — translation MLRFMPVGDSMTIGSSGEHTWRYRLWQHLCTAYGGPFTFVGPREALHDKATDSPTSYAYAEPGFPRGHLAGWGEGWAHMTPLIGEAVRETRADVLLVSLGLIDLGFYTNAEQTAENARAFVAEARAANPRIAMVWLPVIHNIRAANDAPFAAQVARFNELLAKTAADLDDAASPILLASVPPTWDIDTDTYDGTHPNASGEHQLASAFAEAMYQGWELGGEYAV, via the coding sequence ATGCTCAGGTTCATGCCCGTAGGCGACTCGATGACGATCGGCAGCTCGGGCGAGCACACCTGGCGCTACCGGCTGTGGCAGCACCTGTGCACCGCGTACGGCGGACCGTTCACGTTCGTCGGTCCCCGCGAGGCGCTCCACGACAAGGCGACGGACAGCCCCACGTCGTACGCCTACGCGGAACCCGGCTTCCCGCGCGGCCACCTGGCCGGCTGGGGCGAGGGCTGGGCGCACATGACCCCGCTGATCGGCGAGGCGGTCCGCGAGACGCGGGCGGACGTCCTGCTGGTCTCGCTCGGCCTGATCGACCTGGGCTTCTACACCAACGCCGAGCAGACGGCGGAGAACGCGCGGGCCTTCGTCGCCGAGGCCCGCGCGGCCAATCCCCGGATCGCCATGGTGTGGCTGCCGGTCATCCACAACATCCGGGCCGCGAACGACGCGCCCTTCGCCGCCCAGGTCGCCCGCTTCAACGAACTCCTCGCGAAGACGGCCGCCGACCTGGACGACGCGGCCTCCCCGATCCTGCTGGCCTCGGTCCCGCCCACCTGGGACATCGACACCGACACCTACGACGGCACCCACCCCAACGCGAGCGGCGAACACCAGCTGGCGTCGGCCTTCGCGGAGGCGATGTACCAGGGGTGGGAACTGGGCGGGGAGTACGCGGTCTGA
- a CDS encoding ribbon-helix-helix protein, CopG family: MGTSVLSLRIDGELLERLRQHAAKRGMSVQDYVVQTLIRDDFDERFKTAVDETGKFYGAT; this comes from the coding sequence ATGGGGACCAGTGTGCTCAGCCTGCGGATAGACGGGGAGCTGCTCGAACGGCTCCGGCAGCATGCCGCCAAACGGGGGATGAGCGTCCAGGACTATGTCGTCCAGACGCTCATCCGTGACGACTTCGACGAGCGCTTCAAGACCGCGGTCGACGAGACGGGGAAGTTCTACGGGGCCACCTGA
- a CDS encoding cellulase family glycosylhydrolase gives MFRSLRRVLCGVAAALLIPLSAGATAAHAAGFHTAGATAAGPDAAGAGYWHTSGRQILDAAGQPVRIAGINWFGFETGNHVVHGLWSRDYKSMIDQMKSLGYNTLRIPYSDDVFKAGTVPNSIDFSGGKNADLQGLDSLGVLDKLVAYAGQDGLKVILDRHRPDSGGQSALWYTAAVPESTWIANLKALAARYAGQDAVVGIDLHNEPHDPACWGCGDQATDWRLAAQRAGNAVLSVNPSLLIFVEGVQTFNGVSGWWGGNLMGVGQYPVQLNVANRVVYSAHDYATSVAQQSWFSDPAFPANMPGVWDKYWGYIFKQNIAPVWVGEFGTTLQSTVDQKWLAALVSYLRPTSTYGADSFHWTFWSWNPNSGDTGGILKDDWQSVDTVKDGYLASVKAPGFPGGGGGGGGGGGGGGAAACTASYTVSSDWGGGFNAEVKVTNTGTAAIGSWKVSWTWSGSQQITSMWNASYTRSGSTVTAVNAAHNGTVPAGGSTTFGFGGTPGGGTAPTVSCTAA, from the coding sequence ATGTTCCGCAGCTTGCGAAGAGTGCTGTGCGGGGTCGCCGCCGCGCTCCTGATACCCCTGAGCGCCGGCGCGACGGCGGCCCACGCGGCCGGCTTCCACACGGCCGGAGCCACCGCGGCCGGGCCCGACGCGGCCGGCGCCGGTTACTGGCACACCAGCGGCCGGCAGATCCTCGACGCGGCCGGCCAGCCGGTCCGGATCGCCGGGATCAACTGGTTCGGCTTCGAGACCGGCAACCACGTCGTGCACGGCCTCTGGTCGCGCGACTACAAGAGCATGATCGACCAGATGAAGTCGCTGGGGTACAACACGCTCCGCATCCCGTACAGCGACGACGTCTTCAAGGCCGGGACCGTCCCCAACAGCATCGACTTCTCCGGCGGCAAGAACGCCGACCTCCAGGGGCTCGACTCGCTCGGGGTGCTGGACAAGCTCGTCGCGTACGCCGGCCAGGACGGACTGAAGGTCATCCTCGACCGGCACCGGCCGGACTCCGGCGGGCAGTCGGCGCTCTGGTACACGGCCGCCGTCCCCGAGTCGACCTGGATCGCCAACCTCAAGGCGCTCGCCGCCCGTTACGCCGGCCAGGACGCCGTCGTCGGCATCGACCTGCACAACGAGCCGCACGACCCGGCCTGCTGGGGCTGCGGGGACCAGGCGACGGACTGGCGGCTCGCCGCGCAGCGCGCGGGCAACGCGGTCCTGTCCGTCAACCCGAGCCTGCTGATCTTCGTCGAGGGCGTGCAGACCTTCAACGGCGTCTCCGGCTGGTGGGGCGGCAACCTGATGGGCGTCGGCCAGTACCCGGTGCAGCTGAACGTGGCGAACCGGGTCGTGTACTCGGCCCACGACTACGCGACCAGCGTCGCCCAGCAGAGCTGGTTCAGCGACCCGGCGTTCCCCGCCAACATGCCCGGCGTCTGGGACAAGTACTGGGGCTACATCTTCAAGCAGAACATCGCCCCGGTGTGGGTGGGCGAGTTCGGCACCACGCTCCAGTCCACCGTGGACCAGAAGTGGCTGGCGGCCCTGGTGAGCTACCTGCGGCCGACGTCGACGTACGGCGCGGACTCCTTCCACTGGACGTTCTGGTCCTGGAACCCCAACTCCGGTGACACCGGCGGGATCCTGAAGGACGACTGGCAGAGCGTCGACACCGTGAAGGACGGGTACCTGGCGAGCGTCAAGGCGCCGGGCTTCCCGGGCGGCGGCGGCGGTGGCGGTGGCGGCGGTGGTGGCGGCGGCGCGGCCGCCTGCACGGCGTCCTACACCGTCAGCAGCGACTGGGGCGGCGGCTTCAACGCCGAGGTGAAGGTGACCAACACCGGGACGGCCGCGATCGGTTCGTGGAAGGTGAGCTGGACCTGGAGCGGTTCCCAGCAGATCACCTCCATGTGGAACGCCTCGTACACCCGCAGCGGATCCACCGTGACCGCGGTGAACGCCGCCCACAACGGCACGGTCCCGGCGGGCGGTTCGACGACCTTCGGCTTCGGCGGCACGCCCGGCGGCGGGACGGCGCCCACGGTGAGCTGCACGGCGGCGTGA